A section of the Schistosoma haematobium chromosome ZW, whole genome shotgun sequence genome encodes:
- the SYTL4_3 gene encoding synaptotagmin-like 4, variant 2 (EggNog:ENOG410N4VX~COG:T,U), with product MLIEETHPVKSKEKSRSKSPQTLKTQNSWEYLKSGSQSTMDKKLSGFLEQSTLSRSQSCDYLGKINDSSEDHEEFKKKSGRRRRLLRLKRLLKKSKSYKSNHYKAYNEMDELIHGEIDVSMEYNAQDQQLGVSLWAANNLAHEKYIIGLPHATISLLPDNVKYNLKVSGNNKWDGRDAVFDLSVCFTVHRCDLNKKIIVIKLWSRNGIKSQFTIGQTVIPIKECNLLFSPCRKCFQLISENNSIITNPNINTAYYGEIKLALRFAISDYQKKVLCVTDEAIDLIGVLNVWIKEGKNLHSQKAGTDINSYVTVELTDPDHKTECRSTDQILRSDQPVWNSLLQFSDKHLSELIESTMKIFIWNRSSSFSDPELLGIVQIANKESELMNTINDNNVNANVYQGSTITKSTSLWESVISKPGDWIEGLLNITAPNIK from the exons ATG TTAATAGAAGAAACTCATCCAGTTAAAAGTAAAGAAAAATCGAGATCTAAGTCACCACAAACTTTAAAAACTCAAAACTCCTGGGAGTATTTAAAATCTGGCTCTCAAAGTACAATGGATAAAAAATTATCTGGATTCTTAGAACAATCAACACTTTCTCGTTCTCAGTCGTGTGATTATTTGGGTAAAATAAATGACTCGTCTGAAGATCATGAAGAGTTCAAAAAGAAATCTGGAAGACGAAGACGCCTATTACGACTAAAAAGACTATTGAAGAAG AGTAAATCATACAAATCAAATCACtataaagcttataatgaaatggatgaattaattcatGGTGAAATTGATGTATCAATGGAATATAATGCTCAAGATCAACAACTTGGAGTTAGTTTATGGGCTGCTAATAATTTAGCACATGAAAAATATATAATCGGCTTACC TCATGCTACAATCTCATTGCTTCCAGATAATGTAAAATATAATCTCAAAGTATCTGGTAACAATAAATGGGATGGAAGAGATGCAGTTTTTGATCTTAGTGTTTGTTTTACAGTACATAGATGTGATTTAAACAAGAAGATTATTGTAATAAAGTTATGGTCTAGAAATGGTATAAAATCACAATTCACCATTGGCCAAACTGTTATTCCTATAAAAGAATGTAATCTTTTGTTCTCACCATGTAGAAAGTGCTTCCAATTGATAAGTGAAAAT AATTCAATCATTACAAATCCTAACATAAATACAGCTTACTACGGTGAAATCAAACTTGCTTTACGTTTTGCAATATCTGATTATCAGAAAAAAGTGTTGTGTGTAACTGATGAAGCTATTGATTTGATTGGCGTATTAAATGTATGGATAAAGGAAGGAAAGAATTTGCATTCACAAAAAGCTGGTACAGATATAAATTCTTACGTGACCGT gGAACTAACTGATCCTGACCACAAAACAGAATGTCGAAGTACTGATCAAATTCTACGAAGTGATCAACCAGTTTGGAATAGTTTACTTCAGTTTTCAGACAAACATCTTAGTGAATTAATCGAATCTactatgaaaatatttatttggaaTCGTTCAAGTAGCTTTAGTGATCCAGAACTATTGGGGATCGTACAAATTGCCAATAAAG AATCTGAATTAATGAATACGATCAATGATAACAACGTAAATGCTAATGTATATCAAGGCAGTACAATAACGAAAAGTACATCATTGTGGGAATCTGTAATATCTAAACCTGGTGACTGGATAGAAGGTCTGCTTAATATTACAGCTCCTAATATAAAATAA
- the SYTL4_3 gene encoding synaptotagmin-like 4, variant 3, which translates to MTIESNKMKDVLLLQMASKYEDPRLWIDNYLANPSVSETEVNHLRSVMQRDQALKKADSERIYDLVGSFPSKLQPEILLSNMNQLRNKIPAVPGSGFVSTYTTIIQSNDINPVEDEDYMSHLEYIHKRRSYATLQLRRFTSKFSKLCPICLHQFNSLTETYRCIKCIRNVCQNCACKISLSNSNILCKECWEIAYG; encoded by the exons ATGACCATAGAATCTAATAAAATGAAAGATGTTTTGTTGCTTCAAATGGCTTCAAAGTATGAAGACCCACGCCTATGGATAGACAACTACCTAGCAAACCCATCAGTTTCTGAAACGGAAGTTAATCACCTGAGATCTGTGATGCAAAGGGATCAAGCACTCAAGAAGGCAGATAGCGAGAGAATCTA TGACTTAGTTGGATCATTTCCTTCTAAACTACAACCTGAAATTCTACTCAGTAATATGAACCAATTGCGTAATAAAATCCCAGCAGTTCCTGGTAGTGGCTTTGTTTCAACTTACACGACAATTATTCAATCTAATGATATAAATCCAGTTGAAGATGAGGATTACATGTCACATTTAGAATATATTCACAAACGCAGATCATATGCAACATTACAGTTACGTAGATTTACATCCAAATTCTCAAAGTTATGTCCAATCTGTTTACATCAATTTAATTCATTAACAGAAACGTATCGATGTATTAAGTGTATTCGTAATGTTTGTCAAAATTGTGCATGCAAAATATCATTGTCAAATTCGAATATTTTATGTAAAGAGTGTTGGGAAATTGC CTATGGGTGA